The Notolabrus celidotus isolate fNotCel1 chromosome 16, fNotCel1.pri, whole genome shotgun sequence genomic sequence ctGGCCAACAGACCTTGATAATGCAGTTGGGGATCCATTTTCTCTTGCATGCATTCACTTCAATCAGCCCCAATATGACCAAGGCAGTCTCTGCAGGCTCCATAGTTTGTATGCAGAAGTCAAAGTGCATAAATGCGTAGAAGGAAGCCGGCGTTGTTATCTGCCTTCAGATACCACTATAAGCCTGAGAGATAACGTGCATCTCAATAGCTGAAAAGAAAAGCATATGAAAGTTACAGAGCTGTAAAGGTGTCAACGTTTGACATGCAGCCAGTTGTTTTGGTTTGTGACGTAAAAGTTCAACCGAAAGAAGCTCTCCGTAGTGGAGGTGGACATACTTTTTGTCAATGGTCCAATCAAATTGCCCAATCAAGCCATCACTTGCTCGACTTAACTGTGCACTTTTAGTTCCCTAAAACAGGATGATGTAATGCCAGATGTACCATGACAGAATGTATTACTTCTCCATCTATTAATAGGACATGAAACAGATGCGAGCTTCCTGAAATCTGATGTAAAAATCTGTTCACACACGCCTTCAGTGCCCTCAGATTGTTATGACAAAAACTGAAAGTGGCTCGGCTCAGCTCGACTCAAAAAGAAAAGCGTTGCACCTCATCATGTTGCTAGGTTGcagcagcttttattttctctgcatACACAGAAGTGTCAGGTTCACGAAAGACAGGCAGACCCAGGAAAGAGTTGTGGAGGGCAAACAAAAACAGTATGAAAAGCTTAAACGCTCTTATTTGCATGTCTTAATTAAACAAACTTCAGTCTTCTAtcatttcttctctctgtcttcttaaCACAACCCCACTCACTCCACTCTAAAGTGTGATTGAAGCGTAATGATGTTAACAGTAGTGCTGGGGTCCATTCAGACAGGGCTGATAGCTCAATATAAAAGCTTTGATCTGTAGTTggtaagttaaaaaataaaaaatagacttgttttttttgtaagtgtATATCTGTGGTGTGGGCACTGAAACTTCAATTTCATTCTCAACTCAACCATCTCTTCGCTCTCTTCCCTAGAACCTTCAACCCTGCTGACTATGCGGAGCCAGCCCAGACAGAAGAGAACTATGGAGGGGGCAGCACCTGGAACAACACAGGAAGCGTGGAAGTGGAGGAGGGAGCGAGTAAGTGAATTTATACACCGAGGTCGCCCTCCAATAAAAAGAGTGTAATCTTATCAAAGAGGCATCTGTTTAGCATCCAAACAATTCAATATGGTGTTCAGCGTCCCGTGGTAAAGACGCAGGATGCTTCAGTTATATAAACTCAAAGCatgcacactttttaaaaaatacccAATGTTTGGTTTTCCTCTGGTCTGTGTCCAGGTGAAGAAAGTATAATCATCTTTTTCATTCGATTCAACTTTGATCTCCTCACCTTTTGATCTCTTTGTTTGCAGGGTTGGAATACGCAGCAGGAGACGGAACAAATTACCCACCGAAGTTTGACTCTGCTCCTGGTAcgccttcttttttctttcttttttctccttgcTTCCCTTATTCTGTTTAAAGCTCTCTCTGTCCACCTCCATAGCATTGAACCTCTCTCTTTGACTCGTAGGTGCCTGGAGGACTGCCACAGAGGAGTGGGGCACTGAGGACTGGAATGAGGATGTGAGTGTTGTCTGGACTTCAATTCATTCTACTCTTTTAGCTCTAAATTTAACATTCTGAAAGCACTTCTAAAGAAAATCCAAAGTTAAAATAGATTTTAGCACAGTTTAACTAAAGATAGACTGCATCCCTTTTCTAATCTACATGTTTATTCATTCTTTAATTTCTTCCTCTCGTTTCCTCTGCAGCTTTCAGAAACCAAGATATTCACAGCTTCCAGTGTTGCCTCCATGCCTATGCCTCAAGAGAATGTTACCATTACCAAAGGACAAAGGTGGGGCACTTATTCATTAGCCTGACTCATGCAGGGTTTCCTTTATTAGAGCATGCCACGTTGGGCTGTGTGTGGAATAGTTTAAATGTCAGTGTTTTCCTTGAGTTTGTGAAATGGACAAAGAAACCTGCAATGTTTGCAGAGACTGTGGCAAGTTTTTGCCGAAAAGAAAGTCTTTCTGACTCAAACCTCAAAATGTGAATATGATGGTTAACTATAGGAGTAGGACAAAATATCAGTATGGCAATATATTGTCGTTCTGACCTTTTGTTATACAAGTTGAAGATACAAGGGGGCTGAATGTTGGTAATTTAGTTCGATAAAATGAAGGTTGCTGACACCAaaggttcaaatgtgaaagattTGATCTTGTTCATAGTAATATCAATCATTAATCAATAATTCATATCTTCTCCTTGGTTAGGATTGACCTCGCGGTGCTCCTGGGGAAGACTCCcccgtcctcctcctcagagacAGAAAATCCCCCGATGGAGGCCACCCAGCCACCATCCTTGTCCCAGTCACTGGTTTTCAGCAACTCCAAGCAAGGGGTGCCCCTCTCCCAAACCTCTTCCAGCACCCCGTACCCCCAGCACAGCATggtgagacagacacacacacacacacacacacacacacacacacacacacacatacacatacacatacacatacacatacatatacatacacatatacatacaagtGCATTTTAAAATTGTGTGCACTAACACTTTTATGACACCAGTGTGGCATCAAACTCGTATTATTGGGATAACAGTGTGTCACAATCTACCATCATTGCAGGTCAGCATGCTGAACAAGGGTTTCGGGGATGTGGGGGACCCCAAAGGCGCGAGCACGGGGACCACTGGCTCCCAGTTCCTGGAACAGTATAAAACAGCCCAGGCTCTGGCCCAGCTGGCGGCCCAGCACTCTCAGACCGGACCTCCCAACACAGCGCCTTCATCCTGGGACACCAGTGCTGCCTCACTGGGACAATATGGTGAGATATGATGACCTTAATAACTCTTCTTACTGAATCCATCTGTTGAATGCTCACAGGAGTTACACATGTTCCCTCTCTTATCCCAGATATGAAGAGTCAGCCGGAGTCTTCAGTTCATTCACCCTTTACAAAGCGGCAGCCCTACCAAGCCGCCACCTCATCCTCGTCCATGTTGGATGTTTTCCTGCAGGACAAAGGCCTGCCTCCTTCCTCCCCTGTCTCCTCGTCTTCTTCCTTACCCCAACAAACAACATCCTCGCCCCATGCAGTGCCTCCGCCTGCTTCCGCTCTCCCTAAAATGGCAGCAGTTCCTTCTCTAGGTCAACAAGTGTCCCCTAGTTCTTCAGATGCCCAGagtcctcttcctctgcagcaacacaaactaaaacagcagaagaaaagGACTTCTATCTCAACAAAGGTAaccttcatatttattttaaaccacTCCATGCATCAACAGTTTTTGTGTCTGACAGTGTGATCaacttttcatttaaataatgAGAGGGATGTTTCAAAAGCTCATGTTTATATAATTGCACCATGCGTGGATGTAAGGTCTTGACTCAGGGCTGCTTCTAACAGACTCAAACTGTCCTGGCTAAGTCTATAAATGCCCTTAATCCTTCTCAGATTCCGGCGATGGCGGTGGAGATGCCTGGCTCGACGGACATCTCAGGCCTCAATCTGCAGTTTGGAGCGCTGCAGTTTGGGTCCGAGCCAGTTCTACAAGAGTACGAGTCCGCCCCCACATCCGCAATCCCAGCCAACCAGGTTCAGAACAGCCTCTACACGAGTCCAAGCAGGTTCGTTCACGTGTGATACAACACTGCAGAGATGTTCCTGCATTTTAACAACTGTGCTGTTGTGGAGGTGAAGAGACCGTTTCTTAAACACTGAACAGATCAAGAGAGGGATTTTAATTTGACTGCAGAACATATTTCTCACCCTTTTTAAGATATGTGTCAGGAGAATATTATGCAGTAATATTTATACTATTTAGTTATGGCTGGAAATTGATCCGTTTTTTAGGAGATCCATGTCGATTAACTTCGGTTGGTTTATTGTCTCAATAAAACACTTCATAAGTCAGAGCAgcaattttcattcatttacacAGTCAAACTCATCTCATTGACTTCATTTCCGCTCTGCAGTGAATCAGCTGCAGCTCTCTCCAACTCCAGCCAGATGGACCTGTACGATCAGAGAGCTGCTCAGACACGGCGCTACCCtccctccgtctcctcctcccctcagaaGGACCTGCAGCCAAAGGTAACAACCGACCACcatccctttttttctctttctgttttatttttatttcattatttttgcatGTTATCGTCCTAAAATGATACTCTGAGGAGTGGCTGGTGTGGACAACATGTCTTATTAAATATACAAACCCTTCTTTAATGTTcaattatttgcagtaactATTAAGGTTTAAAAAACCTTTTAAAGAGTGTCCTGTTGATTTGATGCTAAACCCTTAACTCTGGTGATTATTAAGAGAGCCAACACCCCTTCAACTTCTTCTTATTAATGACCTGATTCCATAGACACCTGTGAGCTCACTctcattgttgtttttacagaATGGCTATAGTTCAATACAAGCAACACAAGCCGCGGAAGGTGAGTGTCTCCTTAtatagttattttatttaaatcatgGTTGAAATAGTCGCAAACATTTGCAACACGAAACTTATCAACTCACAATttatgatctctctctctctgtctctctgcagctgcagcaggctCTGCAGTCAAAGCGGCCTCTGATTCGGCCTCGCAGGCGTGCGTCTCCAACATGGGCACTTTGACTGACAGCAGCTCAGGCCCCGCCTCCATGCTGACTGCATCCAATCAGACATCCCTTAGCGCTCTGGGGCACAGTGAAGACATGCCTCCCAGCACCATCCCCCCTCCTCAGCACAACAAGTGAGTTGTGGCTAAATTAACTTTCTTAATAAACCAGGAAATGAGTGAGTATCTTCGTTGACCAAAATCTGTGGGGGATTAGTTTTCATAGATGTTGGGTGATTTGGTGACATGTGAGATATACTCTGAACCTTGCTGTCATATTTACAGCTCGCACCCATCACAACAGAACAGCCTAGTTTCATCTTCAGTCCGGACATCCAACTCGAGCTTACTGGTAAGttcatcttgtttttctgtgagaATCTATCACAAGGATCTGGTTTATTGTTCTTTCCTATGTGAAGACCACTGAGAGAAACTGAACCAGAAAGGAAGTATGAGTTATCTCTACTTGCTTATACTGTGGAGTTTATACTCTCATTTCTCTGAGCACTAAAGAAGCTGCATTTCCAGACAGACACATTAGATGTTGATTCACTCTAATGGAAATTTAATCCAATCAATCCTAACCGCATCCTTTATCTTCTTCCTTCCATCTCTGCAGCATCCCGGCGTAGATGGCGACTCCAGCCTGCACTcttcctccttcccctcctctgtCTCAGCTGTGCAGTCTTCATcagtcccctcctcttcttcctccgtGGCTGCTGCAGCACAGGTGTCGCTAGGCGGCCCTCAGGCCCCCTTAGTGGGCTCCGCAACGGTCTCAGCTCCCTCAGGCCTCGGCCCTGTCAGCAGTTTGGCCATGGGACTCAACGCCGCCTCAATGGGTGCTCCAGCTGCAGCCGCCGCCACAATTTCACTCTCCACGGCAGCCTCAGCCATTCCTTCTTCAGCTTCCTCGTCCGCACGAGGCTCCGCAGCATCCTCAGGTGAGACACAAGCACAGACCAATCAGTAGAAAGATCATTTTTTTCCTGACATATTCTGCGCAATAAAAGTTCCCAGTTATGTTGAAACACCTTTATTCTGAAACAGCCATGTCAGGAAATGGCATGATTTCAGCAGTCGTAGCTCAACACAACTCAAACAGGAGATgtctaaaaatacaaacagggaAGCAGGAGAGGAGCAAAAAGTTAGATCACACAGATTCAGGTAGAAGATACCGCTAGACTGAGCATGCATTCATGTGCCTCATCCCCTTTTAACTTTGTAATACCACGATATAAAATATCATCACCAGAGAAAGTTAAGAAAAATACTGTAACATTAATTTAAGGACATATTGTCTACCCCTAAAATGAATGCCTGTTTTCAATGTTGTGTATGTCTTTCTCTTGTGTATACAGGGAAAGCACCTCCAAACCTGCCACCTGGAGTGCCCCCTCTACTGCCCAACCCATACATCATGGCCCCAGGACTACTGCACGCCTACCCTGTAGGTTCCTGCCAATGGTTCAGGCAGTTTTTTGCACAATCAGTTGAGTTGATCTTATAAACGTATCATGGTAACACAATTTTCTCTCTCCATTTCAGCCTCAGGTGTACGGCTATGATGACCTACAAATGCTGCAGACAAGAATACCGCTGgtgagatttgtgtgtgtgataagtCCCAAAGAGCTGCTGTAGATAACACAGTAACaactctgtacctttaaagcatgtatttttaaaatgtatactCAATATTTGTTTTCCCCTTTCAGGATTATTACAGCATCCCCTTTGCAACTCCCACCACAGCACTGACTGGCAGAGAGGGCGGCCTGACGAGCAACCCTTACTCTGGTGAGCAATGATGGTTTAAACGGGAGCTGACACAGTCTTAGCTGCACATTGAAGAATCTATATGAGCTTTCTTGAAGAAACATTTGACATGGACCTGTTATAATACAATGTTCCTCCAAAAAGTCAAGTGGTATAGCAATGAGTGTTTTCTTTATATGGCTGTTAGTAAAATTGAAGCCACCCATTgaggtttttaaaagtgatgctTGATCACACATATATAGTCGGGATAGAACAATATTTTTTTGCAACAGCCAGTTGAGATTTTTCCATCCAGAGCAGGTATGCTTGAAAATCTTCTCACTTTGTTCTTCTCACTCTCTGCAGGCGACTTATCGAAGTTTGGTCGAGGTGACGCCTCGTCCCCAGCTCCAGCCACCACATTGGCTCAGACGCAGCAGAACCAGACGCAGACGCATCACACCACACAGCAGCCCTTCCTTAACCCTGCATTACCGCCCGGCTACAGCTACACAAGCCTCCCTTACTACACTGGCATGCCGGGCCTGCCCAATACCTTCCAGTACGGACCTGCTGTGTTTCCGGTGAGGACATTTAAATACATAGAGAACTGTATGTCTTTAATTAAGGTGCATTAAGGTGACCAGCTGAGGGCACCAAGACAAAGACGAAGACCActcaacaaagatgacaccatagaagcagaaagataggcgggtttgattcctgtgttgggccctggctcatgactcttcggtgaagacattctctgaccaatcagtggccggcagtccgtcgacgaaaactggtatctgacacgaggtaccccgcccgtggaaacgcaacacataccaagtagagtcgagtcaagtcgagtagagtagggctaagacgggctggtggaaaagggccGTAAGCGTGGAGGAGATTCAAATGGTGCGGTTTTAGatcatgctttatttatttgaagatGGATttactgaatcaacacttgaaAGGAGACAAGACCTAGCAAACCGTTTCAACACTGCTTTAAAACCATCTTAAGTCCAGCgatactctaccaatcagaaacattccgcattgcaggccccgccccccaaagttcctggacctaaTGAAAGTACCACCCACAAAGCAGGGACTTTTCTTAACCACctaactaaatttagaccctgattCTTGCGATCAAAAAGCACCTCTAGTGTCCTGCTCTGCTCTCAATGTCAAAGTAAGCTTCTTTATTACGTTGTAAGGAAATTGAGTttggagcaggagcaggatttTAACTGGTACACTATTTGTAAAACTATGCAACAAAAGGATGGATAATCTTTTGTTACTGTACGATGGTAACACAACAGGCTGTTGTCTTATTCCTATCCAGGTGGCTCCTACCTCGTCAAAACAGCACGGAGTGAATGTCGGCGTGAATGCATCAGCCACACCCTTCCAGCAGGCGAGTGGCTACGGATCCCATGGATATAGCACTGGTGAGGCACTGAACTTCGTTTAAAGTGGCATGTTTAAGAAAGGGTCGTACGGATCCTGCCCTGCATACTGAAACACCAGTAATTCAACGCTGATTCTCTCCCATTGATTCCTCATCGGTGTGGAGAGCACACTGTCTGGCCTCGATCTCTGCGACATCAGCAAACATAAACACGATGCTCGGTGTTAACGGCGTGAACTACTGACCTCCAATGTAAACCACGAGCTGAAGCATGAGTAATGCTGAGGTGTAGTTGTCTGATTTTGGAGATTCATCTGCATCTTGTgctcagttttctttgaaatgcGAGGGACGTGTCCCGATCATGCAGATGTCACTTTTGATTGAATGGCTTCTCGTGTTGAAATAAACGGGTCTGCCGTTTAAACCCAGCGGAGAAGATATGACAGGTTTGCACAGCGGCACCTGGCTCTATGGGTTTATATAAGAGAGGGGTTAGATTATGGGTCTCCTGCTGTCTTCCATAGCTTGCtttgttcattttcagaaagtgAGTTCACCCTCCACCACATCGCATCACATCCACCTGTAACACATCAGCAAATGGAGCACCCATCATCCAGCCATAGGACTCTCCTTAGAGCACATTTCCCTTCAACAGTCTCATATTCTTCCCAGTGGCTTTCTGGTACCTGCTCACTTTATCACATTGATTTGCTTTACCAGGGGTTTCCTACatgagtttttgttttcatacttaaATTCATTGCTCAATATCCACCCATGTGCAACACCTATTTGCTCTAAGCTGCAccatctgctgctttctgccATCACCCGACTCAAGCTCACTCtccaacccctcccctcccacccacacacaccctgccTGCCCCCTCACTACCCCCCACCACCTCCCCTTCAGACCTGGCTCAGATAGTACTTGCAAATGATGTTGGCGTTGATTCTGACCCACCCTGCTGTACCGGATTGACAGGCTTCACCACACAGGACAATGCATTTGGTGTCAAAGTTCAGATGTTTGCAGTGGAGTATTCTGTATCAGTTCAGCATGCTCTCTGGTGGACTTGACACTATCTGCATTTTCATAATGTGGTCAAACCCGTCCGTTTGGTGCACAGTTTCAAACAGAACGCCGTGTATAATTTGCAACGGCTATCTGAGGCAggtctgcttcccctgcctggTGTGTCTAACGCTGTGGGCTGCGGCTGTGTGTCTGACTGTTGCAGGCTATGAGGATGTGGGCCAGGCTTCAGGGAGTGGGGATTTCTGTAAAGGCGGATACGGCACTGCCGTGAACGCCGCCGCTTCTGCGCAAAACAAGCCAGCCAGCTCTGTCACCGGGCCTGGAGTCGGTGAGTGCCGCCACATgccagattaaaaaacaagaaaaggataattaaaagaaaaaacaaaccctgTCCCTCCCGTCTTCCTCCTTGTGTCACCAATCATCATTCTCCCCCTTTCTGCTCTCGTTCCTTCGCCTCATTGCTGATGAGCTGAACAGTCACAATACATCCGCTTTGAGACAGCCCCATGCAGCCTGCCTCTCTTACAAGCCTCGTCTGCCATTCTTTGTGTTACCTCTTCTCCTCCAGGGAAACTCATCATCACTCCAATCTGGTTTGGAATATTCTCAATACAAACGCAGCATAATTATCTTTTCTAGAGTCAAAAACAGGGCTGGTCACAAAGAATGTGGCTTCCCTGAAGTGATGAGTTTCTCTGGTGGAAGCTGTCCTGGTTTCTCTCTGTGTAGCTTGCTCTTCATTCATGTCGTCATGCTGGTGTGTCGTTCTCCAGAGTATCAAGTTTCGCAGCCTGGTGGGTGAAGCGGGTAACAAAATATCACTATCACTGGATCAAACAATGCTGTGCTATGTACATATGATTGGATTTTTGGATTCATCTGATTGTTGCTCTTGCAGACATGCACCTTGTTGGTTTGGAATAATGgcattttgttatgtttgtcTCCTGCTTGTTTAGTCTCCCTGACCAGTTTCATAAAACACAGACGCTTCAGTAGCTTCAACTTAGACTCACTCTGTGCAGGAAGTGTTACCAAAATGTTACCAattcaaaaataacaatgttTAGACTAACAGCACTATACAGGAATTAGCATCTTTGAAATTGATAATGATGTGCAAAATAATCCCCCAAAACCTACTACAGAGTCTCAGTTTTGCTGTTAATGGTAGGTTGCACAGAGTCTTCACTCTGGTTTAAATCAGCAGTAAAAGATAGACAGGTACTTGCAATCAATGGATCTCAAGTGTAGCAAAATAACAAGATCCACATTCAGATTTGTGAAGTAAAAatgcaagctttgtcaggtGTCTCCTTTTGAGGAGAGGGAAAGAACTTCTAAGTGGCTCGTTGTTGAAAGGAGGTAAGAACATTCATTTCTGATTCATACCTCCTACTGAAGTTAATGGCTTTTTTTCTGCATACACCAGAGCCTGCTGAGACTTGGTCAGACTATAAATGTACTACAATAGAAACTTAATTTCTCACTGTACAAAATCTTGCACTTGTTGCTGATCACTCTTAGAGGTCGTTCCTTCTAAAAACAAATGGATTCTGCTtataagtagggatgcaccgatcctacttttgcGGTCCCGATACCTGGTCCCGATAtagatacctgggctttggtatctgccgatactatccgatcccggtattgatttaacaatctctattccttaatgtgaagATAAAACTTAAGAATCTTGTTTTGgaaacttcaggcttttctgactttttaaaccgaaataaaataaacatttttaaactggcaGTAtaattattcaagagattataaatgtgtaccagcagtttggtgagttaatcttcataaccatctaatattacaattcaactgtaaacctcagcagtggataagacaTGTTCAGGTAGGCTGGGGTTCAGGCAGAGCAGTGTCAGAAACATTATTTAcatgatggtgaactgtaccttggttccaagtgctaaaccagagggtggaatccctttatttcaaggatccggaacaattaaatccaataacctgtctgttttttcacactttgaatccattaatagaaggtttcttgcttctttgcagtaggctacagctgacgtaaacttcttcctttgggctcccattatatttttaagCGCAACTGCCATCCGTccaaacattaccgctgcacatgttgcaagtttccgggggagttgttagcaaaagaagcgtgacatgcacctaaactgcagggCCTCTgaagttatcctccatcatgctccaccgggcaaaatgcacagaccggctggcactgatgacgtaggagacgcacaaggctgttgtaaacacagacgaagcatagaactgagatgaatagatttGCCATATAGATCGGCACTATATTTCGGCGCCTTATCACCGACAactgatctagctttttgagtccgatctggccgatatccgataccaggataggatcagtgcatccctaatcacaaGCAGTAAACAAAGATGGAGCAGTAGGAGGTCGAATGATTTGTTAGATGTGTCATGCACTAGCTATAGCATGGTTTCCTCATGTGATCACTTTTCATCTCATGCTAGGGACTTAAAGACACTAACGTTTTGCTGTGTGGTTGGCACTAGAACTGATCCTTGAAAGCATGAGTCTTTCAtgttcagtgtgtctgtgtgtgtgtgtgtatgtgtgtgtgtttgagaactCCACTTGACCCTGTTTTGCATCTCTATGGCGCTCCAGGGGGGTCAGTGTGTGCCAGATCAACCACAGCAGTAACCACCAGAAACAGTCCGATATGCACCACTGTGGCTGACTGGGACTGATACGCTGCCACACCATCTTTCtcacctctccttcttctcttcatttcatccctcttcatcttctcgctcttacttttttctgcagtcctcaCTGAGAGGATATTCTCCTGAAATCATCTATGACTTAAGCTGACATAGATGTGACATTTCCAGGCTTCTAATTTAAGTCTCTGATACTTTGATACGACATGTTTTCATGTAATCATAGAATAAGTTGATGATGCCGGGTAGAGCCTTTCTATAAACATGTGGCTGGGCATGGTTTGTTTGGTCGGTCATCCTTGACACGCTCTGCTTTCCAGGCTTTGGACTAAATATGTCTcttgtctcctctgtctctgcaggagtctctgtaacGTCAAGCAACACAGGGGTACCAGATATTTCAGGGTCTGTTTACACAAAGACACAGGTAATTACAGATTGTAA encodes the following:
- the ubap2l gene encoding ubiquitin-associated protein 2-like isoform X5, which translates into the protein MMTSMGGNKARGSWEQTQGQTQSQTQHKQRPQATAEQIRLAQMISDHNDADFEEKVKQLIDITGKDQDESMIALHDCNGDVNRAINVLLEGSPDTDSWEMVGKKKGVSGQKETSQADTGEEGKENREKGGEKDVARRRGGAPRKGRGASRGREFRGQENGLDGGKTGVAGRGAERGAERGRRGRGRGRGTVAGVSGRRGGRFSAQGMGTFNPADYAEPAQTEENYGGGSTWNNTGSVEVEEGARLEYAAGDGTNYPPKFDSAPGAWRTATEEWGTEDWNEDLSETKIFTASSVASMPMPQENVTITKGQRIDLAVLLGKTPPSSSSETENPPMEATQPPSLSQSLVFSNSKQGVPLSQTSSSTPYPQHSMVSMLNKGFGDVGDPKGASTGTTGSQFLEQYKTAQALAQLAAQHSQTGPPNTAPSSWDTSAASLGQYDMKSQPESSVHSPFTKRQPYQAATSSSSMLDVFLQDKGLPPSSPVSSSSSLPQQTTSSPHAVPPPASALPKMAAVPSLGQQVSPSSSDAQSPLPLQQHKLKQQKKRTSISTKIPAMAVEMPGSTDISGLNLQFGALQFGSEPVLQEYESAPTSAIPANQVQNSLYTSPSSESAAALSNSSQMDLYDQRAAQTRRYPPSVSSSPQKDLQPKNGYSSIQATQAAEAAAGSAVKAASDSASQACVSNMGTLTDSSSGPASMLTASNQTSLSALGHSEDMPPSTIPPPQHNNSHPSQQNSLVSSSVRTSNSSLLHPGVDGDSSLHSSSFPSSVSAVQSSSVPSSSSSVAAAAQVSLGGPQAPLVGSATVSAPSGLGPVSSLAMGLNAASMGAPAAAAATISLSTAASAIPSSASSSARGSAASSGKAPPNLPPGVPPLLPNPYIMAPGLLHAYPPQVYGYDDLQMLQTRIPLDYYSIPFATPTTALTGREGGLTSNPYSGDLSKFGRGDASSPAPATTLAQTQQNQTQTHHTTQQPFLNPALPPGYSYTSLPYYTGMPGLPNTFQYGPAVFPVAPTSSKQHGVNVGVNASATPFQQASGYGSHGYSTGYEDVGQASGSGDFCKGGYGTAVNAAASAQNKPASSVTGPGVGVSVTSSNTGVPDISGSVYTKTQVCSLSDLFQQSFEKQGFHAGTPAASFSLPSALGSGGPINPPAAAGYAPAPFMHILAPHQQPHSQILHHHLQQDGQSGTGQRSQNASIQQKSQINKSAYNSYNWGAN
- the ubap2l gene encoding ubiquitin-associated protein 2-like isoform X2; translated protein: MMTSMGGNKARGSWEQTQGQTQSQTQHKQRPQATAEQIRLAQMISDHNDADFEEKVKQLIDITGKDQDESMIALHDCNGDVNRAINVLLEGSPDTDSWEMVGKKKGVSGQKETSQADTGEEGKENREKGGEKDVARRRGGAPRKGRGASRGREFRGQENGLDGGKTGVAGRGAERGAERGRRGRGRGRGTVGVSGRRGGRFSAQGMGQIDKGPRFDIAGGERTFNPADYAEPAQTEENYGGGSTWNNTGSVEVEEGARLEYAAGDGTNYPPKFDSAPGAWRTATEEWGTEDWNEDLSETKIFTASSVASMPMPQENVTITKGQRIDLAVLLGKTPPSSSSETENPPMEATQPPSLSQSLVFSNSKQGVPLSQTSSSTPYPQHSMVSMLNKGFGDVGDPKGASTGTTGSQFLEQYKTAQALAQLAAQHSQTGPPNTAPSSWDTSAASLGQYDMKSQPESSVHSPFTKRQPYQAATSSSSMLDVFLQDKGLPPSSPVSSSSSLPQQTTSSPHAVPPPASALPKMAAVPSLGQQVSPSSSDAQSPLPLQQHKLKQQKKRTSISTKIPAMAVEMPGSTDISGLNLQFGALQFGSEPVLQEYESAPTSAIPANQVQNSLYTSPSSESAAALSNSSQMDLYDQRAAQTRRYPPSVSSSPQKDLQPKNGYSSIQATQAAEAAAGSAVKAASDSASQACVSNMGTLTDSSSGPASMLTASNQTSLSALGHSEDMPPSTIPPPQHNNSHPSQQNSLVSSSVRTSNSSLLHPGVDGDSSLHSSSFPSSVSAVQSSSVPSSSSSVAAAAQVSLGGPQAPLVGSATVSAPSGLGPVSSLAMGLNAASMGAPAAAAATISLSTAASAIPSSASSSARGSAASSGKAPPNLPPGVPPLLPNPYIMAPGLLHAYPPQVYGYDDLQMLQTRIPLDYYSIPFATPTTALTGREGGLTSNPYSGDLSKFGRGDASSPAPATTLAQTQQNQTQTHHTTQQPFLNPALPPGYSYTSLPYYTGMPGLPNTFQYGPAVFPVAPTSSKQHGVNVGVNASATPFQQASGYGSHGYSTGYEDVGQASGSGDFCKGGYGTAVNAAASAQNKPASSVTGPGVGVSVTSSNTGVPDISGSVYTKTQVCSLSDLFQQSFEKQGFHAGTPAASFSLPSALGSGGPINPPAAAGYAPAPFMHILAPHQQPHSQILHHHLQQDGQSGTGQRSQNASIQQKSQINKSAYNSYNWGAN